A region from the Drosophila ananassae strain 14024-0371.13 chromosome 2L, ASM1763931v2, whole genome shotgun sequence genome encodes:
- the LOC6501455 gene encoding uncharacterized protein LOC6501455 has protein sequence MSCPYRVINFVLQLLTAILEVVATVFVVLLLWSPCVLGLEFSVSPTMCLFIRPVMALHSVVFVLFRLCCCTVGLDPIAVVFNFIAGVAVTCSSLFLLIDVIMYHCGNEYLYMFYIVGIFGLLAGIMHLVNAFICNRYMPASERLYLKPSKRQRKKALKVRLRENK, from the exons ATGTCCTGTCCCTATCGTGTGATCAACTTCGTGCTCCAGTTGCTGACGGCG ATCCTGGAGGTTGTGGCCACTGTGTTTGTCGTTCTTCTGCTGTGGTCGCCATGTGTCCTGGGACTGGAGTTCTCCGTTTCGCCGACTATGTGCCTCTTCATTCGACCGGTGATGGCCCTTCACAGTGTGGTGTTTGTCCTTTTTCGATTATGCTGCTGCACCGTGGGCCTGGATCCAATT GCGGTCGTTTTCAATTTTATCGCGGGCGTGGCCGTAACATGCAGCTCTCTTTTCTTGCTCATAGACGTGATTATGTATCATTGCGGGAACGAGTACCTGTACATGTTTTATATTGTCGGTATCTTCGGCCTTCTAGCAGGAATAATGCATTTGGTGAACGCTTTCATCTGCAACCGATACATGCCCGCAAGTGAAAG GTTGTACCTGAAACCCTCGAAGAGGCAGAGGAAGAAGGCCCTCAAAGTCAGACTCAGGGAAAATAAGTAA